One genomic region from Nitrospira sp. encodes:
- the exbB gene encoding TonB-system energizer ExbB encodes MMDALKNTIDYGVVGLLLVLSLWSVAVAVERWLYYRRVNFSQFSNARLLEITLTKRLVIIGTVAANAPYIGLLGTVLGIMLTFHTMGTSGTMAVNTIMIGLSLALKATAIGLLVAIPCVVMNNVLRRRVTELLTEYGVQHGTEH; translated from the coding sequence ATGATGGATGCGCTGAAAAATACCATTGATTATGGGGTCGTCGGGCTCTTGCTGGTCTTGAGCCTCTGGTCTGTCGCGGTCGCCGTCGAACGCTGGCTCTACTACCGGCGGGTCAATTTCTCACAGTTTTCAAATGCCCGGCTGCTGGAAATCACGCTGACCAAGCGACTGGTGATTATCGGTACCGTGGCCGCCAATGCCCCATATATCGGCCTGCTCGGAACTGTCCTTGGGATCATGTTGACGTTCCATACAATGGGAACGTCGGGAACGATGGCGGTCAACACCATCATGATCGGCTTGAGCCTGGCCTTGAAGGCGACTGCCATCGGTCTATTAGTCGCCATTCCCTGCGTCGTGATGAACAATGTGCTTCGTCGTCGCGTCACCGAACTTCTGACTGAGTATGGAGTGCAACATGGAACGGAACATTGA
- a CDS encoding ABC transporter ATP-binding protein, producing MNTPSHSTQVDAEQLDGQVNLYQPASSILELRSVSCAYDPSRPAIRDISFSAREGEILCLLGPSGCGKTTILRAIAGFEPVRAGQIFLSGRLVSSSSETIPTEERRVGMVFQEYALFPHLRVADNIAFGLRHLSRAERRCRVQEMLRLTGLEGFDRRYPHELSGGQQQRVALSRALVQHPVLLLLDEPFSNLDPDMAGRMRQELHALLHRMKTTTILVTHDHDEAFAMADRIAVLNQGMLEQLDSPELIYHLPATRFVADFVGQADFITGQVRQGLVHTELGEFPNTLNRPEESEVVVMIRPDDIQLVPNKSAKPRIAARLFRGSENLYTIRLPSGQMVHSSESSTSVYQEGTAVELRVSATHTVLFPAEQPPRS from the coding sequence ATGAACACACCATCGCACAGCACACAGGTGGATGCCGAGCAGCTCGACGGCCAAGTGAATCTCTACCAGCCGGCCTCTTCCATCTTGGAGCTTCGTTCTGTGTCCTGTGCCTATGATCCAAGCAGGCCTGCGATCCGCGATATTTCATTTTCCGCCCGGGAAGGTGAAATTCTCTGTCTGCTGGGACCGTCAGGCTGCGGCAAGACGACCATCTTGCGGGCGATCGCGGGTTTCGAACCGGTGCGGGCCGGACAAATATTTTTATCGGGCCGATTGGTCTCCTCCTCCTCGGAGACGATTCCGACGGAGGAACGCCGTGTGGGCATGGTCTTTCAGGAGTATGCGCTTTTTCCTCACCTGCGCGTCGCCGATAACATCGCCTTCGGGCTCCGCCACCTGTCGCGGGCGGAACGGAGATGTCGTGTCCAAGAAATGCTGCGGCTGACCGGCCTCGAAGGATTCGACCGACGTTACCCGCATGAGTTATCGGGAGGGCAACAGCAACGAGTGGCCCTTTCACGCGCACTCGTGCAGCATCCCGTCTTGCTCCTCCTGGATGAGCCGTTCAGCAACCTGGATCCCGATATGGCCGGCCGCATGCGGCAAGAGCTCCATGCCCTGTTGCATCGAATGAAAACCACGACGATTCTAGTGACGCACGATCACGACGAAGCCTTTGCCATGGCCGACCGCATCGCCGTACTGAATCAGGGAATGCTCGAACAGCTGGATTCGCCGGAGCTCATTTACCATCTTCCGGCTACCAGGTTCGTGGCCGATTTTGTGGGCCAAGCCGACTTTATCACCGGACAGGTCCGACAGGGCCTGGTCCATACTGAACTGGGAGAGTTCCCCAATACCCTCAATCGCCCTGAGGAAAGCGAAGTCGTCGTGATGATTCGCCCTGACGACATCCAGCTGGTGCCCAACAAATCGGCGAAGCCGAGGATTGCGGCTCGCCTGTTCCGGGGTTCGGAGAACCTCTATACGATCCGCCTGCCCTCAGGACAAATGGTCCACAGCAGCGAGAGCTCGACCAGCGTCTACCAGGAAGGAACCGCAGTGGAACTCCGCGTCTCTGCCACGCACACCGTACTTTTTCCTGCCGAACAGCCTCCTCGCTCCTAG
- a CDS encoding iron ABC transporter permease produces the protein MIAIHRSSVSPLQLAALAGATLVLLPLGYVTALALSADVAIWHRLWATRVPELLLNTVSLAGAVALLTFVLGVSTAWMVTRFEFTGRRIWELALVLPLAMPTYVLAYVYNYLLGFGGPVEQLWQTIAGSQARIISPQSFWGVTVVMALDTFPFVYLLTRSALLSFNVSFEEVARTCGASPLHRMLFVTLPLLRPSIVAGLALVLLYVVSDFGAVSLLRYQTLTYAVFQQMTGRSDNQAASILSILLVFLALLFLLTERWFRRKSRFYQTSGRFRTPQRIRCGWLHAAALTACLATVIGLAFGIPACLLVIWSLSPEAQTILDARFFGFVWNSALLSTLAATGGVFVGLPLAYLASRKPTWLNVGCLQAAYAGYVLPGPVAALAVLVLFLKVLPFLYGTVIVLIIAYVLHFLPAGLQSLEPSIQQITPNLEEVARTLGLTVRETWRRVTLPLIRNGVIVAWVLIFLQTMKELPATLLLRPVGFDTLAIRVWLEASEEYYQLAAPSALLIVLVGLPALVLLLSRDWRAA, from the coding sequence GTGATTGCCATACACCGATCATCTGTCTCTCCCCTGCAACTCGCGGCCCTCGCCGGCGCCACACTGGTCCTCCTGCCATTGGGCTATGTCACTGCCCTCGCCTTGTCGGCCGATGTTGCGATTTGGCATCGTCTCTGGGCCACCCGTGTCCCTGAACTGCTGTTGAATACGGTTTCCCTGGCCGGTGCCGTGGCCTTGCTCACATTCGTGCTCGGCGTATCAACCGCCTGGATGGTCACGCGATTCGAATTCACCGGTCGCCGTATCTGGGAACTCGCCCTGGTGCTTCCGTTGGCCATGCCGACGTATGTCTTGGCCTATGTGTACAACTATCTCTTGGGATTCGGCGGTCCAGTAGAACAGCTCTGGCAGACGATCGCAGGTTCTCAAGCCAGAATCATCTCACCTCAAAGTTTTTGGGGCGTCACTGTCGTGATGGCACTCGACACGTTTCCTTTCGTCTACCTGCTCACACGTAGTGCGCTCCTGAGCTTTAATGTGTCCTTTGAAGAAGTGGCCCGTACCTGTGGCGCTTCACCACTTCACAGAATGCTGTTCGTCACCCTCCCATTACTACGCCCCTCCATCGTCGCCGGTCTCGCCCTTGTCCTCCTGTATGTCGTCTCAGACTTCGGTGCCGTCTCTCTACTCCGCTACCAAACACTGACCTACGCCGTGTTTCAGCAAATGACCGGCCGGTCCGACAATCAGGCCGCGAGCATCCTGAGCATCTTATTGGTCTTCCTGGCGCTTCTGTTCTTATTGACCGAACGATGGTTTCGTCGAAAGAGCCGGTTTTACCAGACCTCCGGACGCTTTCGGACACCGCAACGAATCCGGTGCGGATGGTTGCACGCTGCCGCTTTGACGGCATGCTTGGCCACCGTCATCGGCTTGGCCTTCGGAATCCCGGCCTGTCTACTGGTGATATGGAGCCTGTCCCCGGAGGCTCAGACGATCCTCGACGCCCGCTTTTTCGGGTTTGTGTGGAACAGCGCCTTACTTTCCACCCTGGCCGCCACGGGAGGAGTATTCGTCGGACTGCCCCTCGCCTACCTGGCCAGCCGCAAACCGACCTGGCTCAATGTCGGCTGTTTGCAGGCTGCTTACGCCGGGTACGTCCTACCCGGACCAGTCGCTGCGCTCGCGGTGTTGGTCCTCTTTCTAAAAGTCCTGCCGTTCTTGTATGGTACGGTGATCGTATTGATCATCGCCTATGTTCTACATTTTCTCCCAGCCGGTCTCCAGTCGCTCGAACCGTCGATTCAACAAATCACGCCTAATCTGGAGGAAGTCGCCCGCACCCTGGGTCTTACCGTTCGAGAGACCTGGCGTCGCGTGACATTACCCCTCATCCGCAACGGGGTCATCGTGGCGTGGGTCTTGATCTTTTTGCAGACGATGAAGGAACTCCCGGCAACGTTGCTGCTGCGACCGGTGGGATTCGACACCTTGGCAATTCGTGTTTGGCTGGAAGCAAGCGAAGAGTACTATCAGCTGGCGGCTCCATCCGCCTTATTGATTGTGCTCGTAGGCTTGCCGGCGCTGGTCTTATTGCTCTCCCGTGATTGGCGGGCAGCATAA
- a CDS encoding extracellular solute-binding protein has translation MHLFCRRSPRATAIASQLKLLGVSVAGILTLFWLIMPPVGSAADKLTVYSGRAERLIKPVLDAFTAKTGIQIELLSSGTTELVNRMKAEGKRSPADVFITNDAGSLEMARAAGLLRPLNMREVERAIPPQFRAADNSWIGLSGRFWIVVYNTTMVKPNQVKSLLDLAEPQWKGKIAIPNAGSEYLQAGVSVIRASVGDDQTRKFLEGLRDNAGTQVYQKSSQIVDAVAKGQVALGIVNHYYVYRHLATQPTAPLAVLMPDQQEGGMGAIMNVAGIGILKHTPRLENAKLLVEFLVAQAGQKLFADLDKEYPLHPEVKADPALTERTSFRAALVPLAKLAELREPTLLLIEQVGMR, from the coding sequence ATGCACTTATTTTGCCGACGTTCACCTCGCGCCACGGCTATTGCCTCTCAACTCAAGCTCCTCGGTGTTTCAGTTGCCGGCATTCTCACGCTCTTTTGGCTGATCATGCCGCCTGTCGGATCGGCTGCCGACAAGTTGACCGTCTATTCCGGTCGAGCCGAACGGCTGATCAAGCCGGTACTCGATGCGTTTACCGCGAAGACCGGTATTCAAATAGAGTTGCTCTCCTCCGGCACCACGGAGTTGGTGAATCGAATGAAGGCAGAAGGGAAGCGCAGCCCCGCCGATGTCTTTATTACCAATGATGCCGGCAGTCTGGAAATGGCCCGCGCTGCGGGACTCCTTCGCCCGTTGAATATGCGGGAGGTCGAACGGGCCATTCCTCCTCAATTTCGCGCAGCGGACAACAGTTGGATCGGTTTGTCAGGACGGTTTTGGATCGTTGTGTACAACACGACGATGGTCAAGCCCAACCAGGTCAAATCGCTGCTGGATTTGGCCGAGCCACAATGGAAAGGCAAGATCGCCATCCCCAATGCCGGCAGCGAATATTTGCAAGCGGGTGTGTCGGTTATCCGCGCGAGCGTCGGTGACGATCAAACCAGGAAGTTTCTTGAAGGCCTTCGGGATAATGCCGGCACCCAGGTTTATCAGAAGAGCTCGCAGATCGTCGACGCCGTCGCCAAGGGTCAGGTCGCGTTGGGCATCGTGAATCACTACTACGTGTACCGACATCTCGCGACACAACCCACTGCTCCGTTGGCGGTATTGATGCCCGACCAACAAGAAGGAGGCATGGGCGCCATTATGAACGTAGCCGGCATCGGCATCCTGAAACACACTCCACGCTTGGAAAACGCCAAATTGCTCGTGGAATTTCTCGTTGCGCAGGCCGGCCAGAAGCTGTTCGCCGACCTCGACAAGGAATACCCACTCCATCCTGAGGTCAAGGCTGATCCCGCGCTTACCGAACGGACAAGCTTCCGAGCGGCCCTCGTCCCGTTGGCGAAACTCGCAGAACTCCGAGAACCTACCCTGCTGCTCATCGAACAGGTAGGGATGCGGTAA
- a CDS encoding Fur family transcriptional regulator has product MGVLKEHLGKHQLKFTRQRELILDAFLKQEHITAEAMYHQLARKDPHLGLATIYRTLNLFCDAGLAQARHFGTQTQYDNVSHKGHHDHLICTGCGKIVEFENCDIERLQEEVASRNGFTIQTHRLELYGLCSRCRH; this is encoded by the coding sequence ATGGGGGTCCTGAAGGAGCATCTTGGAAAGCACCAGCTCAAATTTACGCGGCAGCGTGAATTGATCCTCGATGCCTTTCTGAAGCAGGAACACATCACGGCCGAAGCGATGTACCACCAGCTGGCGCGCAAAGATCCACACCTGGGCCTCGCGACCATTTACCGCACGCTCAATCTCTTCTGCGACGCGGGTCTGGCCCAGGCCAGGCACTTCGGTACGCAAACCCAGTACGACAATGTGTCGCATAAGGGCCATCATGATCATCTTATTTGCACAGGCTGTGGGAAAATAGTGGAATTCGAGAACTGCGACATTGAGCGTCTTCAGGAAGAAGTGGCATCGCGGAACGGTTTTACCATCCAAACTCACCGCCTCGAGCTGTACGGACTCTGCTCTCGCTGCCGTCATTGA
- a CDS encoding carboxypeptidase M32, whose protein sequence is MKTFATLEPLTTRLLEIQRINSAASVLSWDQETYMPAGGGEARAEQIAVLQGLAHQKLVSSEVQHLLSQWVDPATGQAADQPGETWDEPSRSLLREVWRDFSRAKKLPSDFVVKLSRECSLAQQVWAEAKEQNKFDMFLPNLRTVLQLKREEAEYLGYHDSPYNALLDVYEPGATIADLQPLFAALKARLVPLLKTITECRTRIDDGMLHHSYDQARQLEFGRLVLIAMGYDFERGRLDLSAHPFTTSFHPTDVRVTTRVHEHELQSCLFSCIHEGGHGLYDQGLDQRYFGTPLGDSVSLGIHESQSRLWENCVGRSRSFWRFFYPILQQTFHHQLRGVDIDRFYAAINRVKPSLIRVEADELTYNLHIMLRFEIEQALVENRTQPDDLPAIWNQKMKDYLGIIPTSDAEGVLQDVHWSFGAFGYFPTYTLGNLYSVQFFEQAKLEIPRLEDAIAAGHLMVLRRWLEQKIHRWGRMFTPAHLAQRVTGSTISPEPFLNYVEKKYGEIYQL, encoded by the coding sequence TTGAAAACCTTTGCGACGTTAGAACCCCTCACCACCAGACTGCTGGAAATTCAGCGCATCAATAGCGCCGCATCAGTGCTCTCATGGGATCAAGAAACCTACATGCCGGCCGGCGGGGGGGAAGCGCGAGCCGAGCAGATCGCCGTGCTTCAGGGCCTGGCCCATCAGAAATTGGTCTCGTCGGAGGTTCAGCATCTCTTGTCACAATGGGTCGATCCTGCCACCGGCCAGGCAGCCGACCAACCAGGTGAGACATGGGATGAGCCCTCACGCTCGCTCTTGCGCGAAGTGTGGCGGGATTTCAGCCGCGCGAAGAAGCTGCCGTCGGATTTCGTCGTGAAGCTCAGCCGCGAATGCTCGCTCGCCCAGCAAGTGTGGGCCGAGGCGAAGGAGCAAAACAAGTTTGACATGTTTCTGCCGAATCTCCGGACGGTGCTGCAGCTCAAGCGAGAAGAAGCCGAGTATCTCGGCTATCACGATTCACCCTACAACGCCCTGTTGGACGTCTATGAACCGGGCGCGACCATCGCGGACTTGCAGCCCCTCTTTGCTGCGCTCAAGGCTCGCTTGGTACCGTTGCTCAAAACAATCACGGAGTGCCGGACCCGGATCGACGACGGTATGCTGCACCACTCTTACGATCAGGCTCGACAGCTGGAGTTCGGTCGATTGGTCTTGATCGCGATGGGGTATGACTTCGAGCGCGGACGACTGGATCTCTCAGCCCATCCCTTCACCACATCGTTTCATCCGACCGACGTGCGCGTGACCACCCGCGTTCATGAACATGAATTACAATCCTGCCTCTTCAGTTGCATCCATGAAGGAGGGCATGGGCTGTATGACCAGGGATTGGATCAACGGTATTTCGGCACGCCGTTGGGCGATTCGGTCTCCCTGGGCATCCATGAAAGCCAGTCTCGCCTCTGGGAAAATTGCGTCGGACGTTCGCGATCTTTTTGGCGCTTTTTCTACCCGATTTTGCAGCAGACCTTTCACCATCAACTACGCGGCGTGGATATCGACCGGTTCTATGCCGCCATCAATCGCGTGAAGCCGTCGCTGATCCGCGTGGAAGCCGACGAGCTGACCTACAATCTCCATATCATGCTGCGGTTCGAGATCGAGCAAGCGCTCGTGGAGAACAGGACTCAGCCCGACGACTTGCCGGCGATCTGGAATCAGAAGATGAAGGACTACTTGGGCATCATTCCGACTTCCGACGCAGAAGGAGTGCTGCAAGATGTGCACTGGTCGTTCGGCGCATTCGGGTACTTCCCCACCTATACCTTAGGCAACCTCTACTCCGTGCAATTCTTCGAGCAGGCTAAGCTGGAGATTCCACGCTTGGAGGATGCGATTGCCGCCGGTCACTTAATGGTCTTGCGCCGGTGGCTGGAACAGAAAATTCACCGGTGGGGCCGCATGTTTACGCCGGCCCATCTCGCGCAACGCGTGACCGGTTCGACCATAAGTCCCGAGCCCTTTCTCAACTATGTAGAAAAGAAATACGGCGAGATCTACCAACTTTGA
- a CDS encoding class I SAM-dependent methyltransferase, translated as MNRLVSSDIETYAEAHSTPESSVCCALREETHRTMEYPQMLVGPLEGAFLKMMTQLVGAKRVLEIGMFTGYSALCFAEALPENGTVITCEIDEKSAAVARRYVAKSPFGGKISIRMGPALDTMKTLNGPFDLIFIDADKTNYLNYYRHSLDLLAQNGVILIDNVLWSGEVLKQPPPDASTAAIQELNRTVAADPRVTAVLVTIRDGILVVRKT; from the coding sequence ATGAACCGGTTGGTTTCGTCCGACATTGAAACGTACGCCGAAGCCCATTCCACGCCGGAGTCGTCGGTCTGTTGCGCATTGCGCGAAGAGACCCATCGGACCATGGAGTACCCCCAGATGCTGGTCGGTCCCTTGGAAGGGGCGTTTCTGAAAATGATGACGCAGTTGGTGGGCGCGAAACGGGTGCTCGAGATTGGGATGTTTACGGGCTACAGCGCGTTGTGCTTTGCGGAAGCCTTGCCGGAAAACGGAACGGTGATCACCTGCGAAATCGATGAGAAGTCAGCGGCGGTCGCCCGGCGCTATGTTGCGAAGTCGCCATTTGGCGGCAAGATCAGCATCCGAATGGGACCGGCTCTTGATACCATGAAAACACTGAATGGCCCCTTTGATCTGATCTTCATCGATGCCGACAAAACCAATTACCTTAATTATTACCGCCATTCGCTCGACCTGCTCGCCCAGAACGGGGTGATCTTGATCGACAATGTGCTCTGGAGCGGCGAGGTCTTGAAACAGCCGCCGCCGGATGCTTCCACTGCCGCCATTCAGGAACTCAACCGGACCGTAGCCGCTGATCCCCGCGTCACCGCCGTGCTGGTCACGATCCGGGACGGGATTCTGGTGGTGAGAAAAACGTAG
- a CDS encoding SUMF1/EgtB/PvdO family nonheme iron enzyme: MSRILISYRREDSADVTGRIHDRLIKVFPKAVFRDVDNIPYGADFRIILEQQVSKCDVFLAVIGPGWMEAKGSEGQVRLEDPKDFVRIEIESALKRQIPVIPVLVRGAKIPAAERLPASIQDLSYRHGIEVRPDPDFHRDMDRLIEALKQNIEAPVDQRTELSMVGKPESTKGRPALKAEEKPSPKPVRAKKQTARQSSIRSSEKPRQEAPFEMVKVPKGPFLYGEQKTREVIDYDYWIDQYPVTNQKYAAFIAAGGYANQQYWSEEGWNWKADKNLSVPESWNDAESKRADHPVVGVSYYEAEAYAKWAGKRLPTEREWEKAARGTDGRVYPWGDQFDESACNSAKSVLGGIWKAFTASIQTTPVTQYPNGVSPYGCYDMAGNVGEWCADWYDWNKDTRVLRGGSWYDEAALVRSAFRNRLIPSKRFDAIGFRCARDIP, encoded by the coding sequence ATGAGTAGAATCCTTATTTCCTATCGCCGCGAGGATAGCGCCGACGTCACGGGGCGTATCCATGACCGGCTCATCAAAGTGTTTCCAAAGGCGGTCTTCAGGGATGTGGATAATATCCCCTATGGAGCTGACTTCCGCATTATTTTAGAACAGCAGGTGAGCAAGTGCGATGTGTTTCTCGCCGTGATCGGGCCAGGCTGGATGGAGGCGAAAGGCAGCGAGGGCCAGGTCAGACTTGAAGACCCGAAGGATTTCGTTCGGATTGAAATCGAGTCGGCACTGAAACGTCAGATCCCGGTGATTCCAGTGCTTGTCCGAGGGGCCAAGATCCCAGCCGCAGAACGGCTGCCGGCAAGCATCCAAGATTTGTCTTACCGTCACGGCATCGAGGTGCGACCAGACCCGGACTTTCATCGGGACATGGACCGGTTGATCGAAGCTCTGAAACAAAACATTGAGGCCCCGGTCGATCAGCGAACGGAACTCTCCATGGTTGGCAAGCCCGAGAGTACGAAGGGAAGGCCTGCCCTCAAAGCGGAAGAGAAACCCTCGCCAAAGCCAGTGAGGGCCAAGAAACAAACTGCCCGCCAGTCAAGCATCCGGAGTTCCGAAAAGCCGCGACAGGAAGCGCCCTTTGAGATGGTCAAGGTGCCGAAGGGGCCATTCTTGTATGGCGAGCAGAAGACACGTGAGGTGATCGACTACGACTATTGGATCGATCAGTATCCGGTGACCAACCAAAAGTATGCAGCCTTCATCGCGGCTGGAGGCTACGCAAACCAGCAATACTGGTCAGAAGAAGGGTGGAATTGGAAAGCAGATAAGAACCTTTCTGTTCCGGAATCTTGGAACGACGCGGAATCGAAGAGAGCGGACCACCCTGTCGTTGGTGTCAGCTATTACGAAGCAGAGGCCTATGCAAAATGGGCAGGAAAACGTCTGCCGACCGAGCGAGAGTGGGAAAAGGCTGCACGTGGCACGGATGGGAGGGTGTATCCCTGGGGGGACCAGTTCGATGAGAGCGCATGCAACAGTGCGAAATCAGTTTTGGGAGGAATATGGAAGGCATTTACAGCCAGCATTCAGACCACACCAGTTACCCAATATCCGAACGGAGTCAGCCCCTATGGATGCTATGACATGGCTGGGAATGTCGGTGAGTGGTGCGCAGACTGGTATGACTGGAACAAAGATACACGCGTGCTCCGTGGTGGCTCCTGGTACGATGAGGCGGCCCTCGTTCGATCCGCGTTCCGGAACAGGCTCATTCCCTCGAAACGGTTCGACGCTATCGGGTTCCGTTGCGCCCGGGACATTCCGTGA
- a CDS encoding DUF86 domain-containing protein — protein MSLNPDLIRARCTEIDVSLGRLEGLRRLSREIFLSSQDTLDVACYRLLIAIEAALALCFHVSAKQLHQVPEEYAGCFSTLERAGLISPELSSRLQQMARFRNMLVHVYWKIDYGQVYEIVATRLDDLRAFRTAMVELI, from the coding sequence ATGAGCCTCAATCCGGATCTCATCCGGGCGCGTTGCACTGAAATCGATGTTTCGTTGGGCCGACTTGAAGGGTTGCGTCGTCTGTCTCGCGAGATATTCCTCTCCAGCCAAGACACTCTTGATGTGGCCTGTTATCGCCTACTCATTGCGATTGAGGCCGCGCTGGCGCTCTGTTTTCATGTGTCTGCCAAACAACTGCATCAGGTGCCGGAGGAATATGCAGGCTGCTTCAGCACACTTGAACGGGCCGGACTGATCTCCCCGGAGCTTTCCAGCCGCCTGCAGCAGATGGCACGCTTCCGAAACATGCTGGTCCATGTCTACTGGAAAATCGACTACGGACAGGTGTATGAGATCGTTGCAACGCGTCTTGATGATCTGCGTGCGTTCCGCACCGCCATGGTCGAACTGATCTAG
- a CDS encoding nucleotidyltransferase domain-containing protein produces MKAVTYTVHPEKREDLFARLRVELEREPDVRFAYLYGSLLESDRIHDVDVGIFLEDAAVTQKAGVTDTLSAKLTATFGLPVDVRVINDAPLSFLYHVLRGHLLLCRDEAFLTDMMEDVARRYLDLAPLLRISTKDAFAA; encoded by the coding sequence ATGAAAGCTGTTACCTACACCGTTCACCCGGAAAAGCGGGAGGATTTGTTCGCTCGGCTTCGTGTGGAGCTGGAGCGAGAACCAGACGTACGGTTTGCCTATCTCTATGGGTCCTTGCTTGAGTCCGACAGAATCCATGATGTGGACGTCGGAATCTTTCTCGAGGACGCGGCGGTTACACAAAAAGCCGGGGTTACCGATACGCTCTCAGCGAAGCTTACCGCTACATTCGGGTTGCCCGTCGATGTCCGGGTGATCAATGACGCGCCGCTGTCATTTCTGTATCACGTGCTACGGGGACACCTTCTGCTCTGTCGAGACGAGGCCTTTTTGACCGACATGATGGAAGACGTGGCACGACGCTATCTCGATCTCGCTCCGCTCCTCCGCATCAGCACGAAGGATGCCTTCGCTGCATGA
- a CDS encoding toll/interleukin-1 receptor domain-containing protein, which translates to MSTILISYRREDSADVTGRIYDRLVQQFGAGSIFQDVDSIPFGVDFRKYLDEQVGKCDVFLAVIGPGWVEAKNSEGQARLEDPKDHVRIEIEWALKRKIPVIPVLVRDAKIPAAERLPAAIQDLSYRNGIEVRPDPDFHRDLDRLIKFLKQEIKGLVDQPPEPSVAGKAVVEDLSRRPSSVSEERFSPVSKEKPGPGPKEKPKRVTQEGHSRETLAKASEGQETNCPPVKR; encoded by the coding sequence ATGAGCACAATCCTGATTTCCTACCGACGCGAGGATAGCGCCGATGTCACGGGGCGCATCTACGACCGGCTCGTCCAACAGTTTGGCGCAGGGTCAATCTTCCAGGACGTCGATTCTATTCCCTTCGGTGTCGATTTTCGAAAGTATCTCGATGAGCAGGTAGGCAAGTGCGATGTATTTCTCGCCGTTATCGGGCCAGGCTGGGTGGAGGCGAAAAACAGCGAGGGCCAGGCAAGACTTGAAGACCCGAAGGATCACGTTCGGATTGAAATCGAGTGGGCGCTGAAACGTAAGATCCCGGTGATTCCAGTGCTTGTCCGAGACGCCAAGATCCCAGCCGCAGAACGGCTGCCAGCAGCCATCCAAGATTTGTCCTACCGTAACGGCATCGAGGTGCGACCAGATCCGGACTTTCATCGAGACCTGGATCGGTTAATTAAATTTCTGAAGCAAGAGATCAAGGGACTGGTCGACCAACCTCCGGAACCATCCGTGGCTGGTAAGGCTGTGGTCGAGGATCTGTCAAGGCGGCCCTCTTCTGTGTCGGAGGAGCGATTCTCGCCGGTTTCAAAAGAGAAGCCCGGGCCGGGGCCGAAAGAGAAACCCAAGAGGGTCACTCAAGAGGGTCACTCAAGAGAAACTCTCGCCAAAGCCAGCGAGGGCCAAGAAACAAACTGCCCGCCAGTCAAGCGTTAG
- a CDS encoding formylglycine-generating enzyme family protein has translation MDRSVSHDQQKVCSLHRAGGYTNQQYWSEEGWTWKMEDNITIPFDWEGAEWKRADHPVFVSYYEAEAYAKWAEKRLPTEREWEKAARGTDGRKYPWGDQFNKNACNYGKSFWRWLRKALAFGSNVDGRSIDTTLVNQYRKGVSPYGCYDMAGNVWEWCAGWYDADKDGRVVHGGSWINVPADVRSAARAGLPPTDRSGHVGFRLAQDIP, from the coding sequence TTGGATCGATCAGTATCCCATGACCAACAAAAAGTATGCAGTCTTCATCGCGCTGGAGGTTACACAAACCAGCAATACTGGTCAGAAGAAGGGTGGACGTGGAAGATGGAAGATAACATTACTATCCCATTTGATTGGGAAGGCGCGGAATGGAAACGAGCGGATCACCCTGTTTTCGTCAGTTATTACGAAGCCGAGGCCTATGCAAAATGGGCAGAGAAACGGTTGCCGACCGAGCGGGAGTGGGAAAAGGCTGCCCGTGGCACGGATGGGAGAAAATATCCCTGGGGGGATCAGTTCAATAAGAACGCATGCAATTATGGCAAATCTTTTTGGAGATGGCTACGGAAGGCACTTGCATTTGGAAGCAACGTTGATGGAAGGAGCATTGACACCACACTGGTCAACCAGTATCGCAAGGGAGTGAGTCCTTATGGGTGCTATGACATGGCTGGGAATGTCTGGGAGTGGTGCGCGGGCTGGTATGACGCGGACAAAGATGGACGCGTGGTCCACGGTGGGTCCTGGATCAATGTACCGGCCGACGTGCGGTCTGCGGCTCGGGCCGGGCTTCCTCCCACGGATCGGAGCGGCCATGTCGGCTTCCGTCTTGCCCAGGACATTCCCTAA